The DNA window GTGGTCAAGGCACTCCCGGTGGCCGCCCCGGCTCCGGCTGCTGCAACCGCGACACCTGCTGTCGATGCCAAGTCGGTCGAAAACAAGTAAACGGCACGGTCGGGACGGCATGACTCGGCGGCCTGCGCCGGCCACGTCCCGGCGATGTCGCCGTGGCCCGCTATCGGCAAGCGCTTCACGCGCTTCTGGTGCAGGGCCTGCTGCCACTGCGCCACGCTATGGACTGGCGCGCGTGTTGTCCAAGCTTGGTGTATGTTCGCGTACTGAAGCGACGCGCTGGATCGCCGAAGGGCGCGTCAGTGTGTCCGCACGCGTGGTGCGCGACCCCGAATTTCCGATCCGCGCAGATCAGCAGTCCAGCATCGCCGTCGATGGGCAGCCGCTGGCCCAGCCGGCGCGCTGCTATCTAATGCTCAACAAGCCGCGTGGGGTTGTCACCAGCGTGCGCGACGAGCATGGCAGGGACACGGTGTATCGCTGTTTCGATGGCGCTGGGTTGCCGTGGATCGCCCCGGTCGGGAGGTTGGACAAAGCCAGCGAAGGCTTGCTGCTTTTCAGCAACGACTCGCAATGGGCGGCGGCGGTGACCGACCCCGCGACCGGGCCGGACAAGACCTATCACGTGCAGATCGATTGCTGCCCGAGTGCAGAGCAGTTGGCGCAATTGCAAAGCGGTGTCATCGATCCTGATCCTGATGGCGATCGCACGCTGTTGCGCGCCAAACGGGTCAGTCTGCTACGCGAAGGCGAGCGCAATGCATGGCTGGAGATCGTGCTGGATGAAGGCCGCAATCGGCAGATCCGCCGCTTGCTGGCTGCGGCTGAGATCGGCGTGCTGCGCTTGGTGCGGGTGGCGATCGGCGCGCTGGCCATGGGTGAGTTGGGCAAAGGTGCGTGGCGGATGCTCAGCGCAGAGGACGTTAGGGCGCTGATGTTGGGTCCCGCCAGCGCGCCAGACGTGCGTTGAGCAAAGCGCTCACCACTTCAAAGGCGCGTGTGTCGCCAGCGCCGTTGGAATCGTGGCGACGGCCTTTGGCGTGATTGCAACCGGCACAGGCCAAGGCGAGATTGCGTGCCGCATTCGCATCGTCGCCGACCAGTGCGCAAAGTTCTGCCGCAGCGCGACGGCCGAACCAGGCTTGCGGCACCACGTGTTCCAGCGTGGCGTGTCCAAGCGGTTCGCCGTCGGCGCGCACCTGCAGGCGCCGACGGCAATGCAGGCAACGCGTATCCCAGTTGCCGTCGAACAAGTGCGCCTGCGCATCGGTCCGCGCCGCCAGCAGTAGCCGTTGGCGCAGGACCGTGCGCATCAGTCTTTGATGACGTCGAGTTCGTGCCCGATCTTGATGAACGCGGCGATCGCCTGATCCAGGTGTTCACGGGTATGCGCGGCACTGATCTGGATGCGGATGCGCGCCTGGCCTTTGGGCACCACCGGGAAGAAGAAACCGATCGCGTAGATGCCTTCTTCCAGCAGGCGCTCGGCGAACTTTTGCGCCAGCGGTGCGTCGAAAAGCATCACCGGGCTGATCGGATGCACGCCGGGTTTGACGTCGAAGCCGGCGCCGCTCATACGCTCGCGGAAGTAGCGGGTGTTCTCGACCAACCTGGTGCGCAGCGCGCCGGCGGCTTCCAGCATCTCGAACGCCTTGATGCCGGCGGCCACTACATGCGGCGGCAGTGAATTGGAAAACAGATAGGGGCGCGAGCGCTGGCGCAGCAGTTCGATTACTTCGCGCTTGGCGGTGGTGAAGCCGCCCAGGGCGCCGCCCATTGCTTTGCCCAGCGTGCCGGTGAAGATGTCGATCTGGTCCAGCACGCCCTTGACCTCGGCCGAGCCGCGGCCGGTTGCGCCGAGAAAGCCGGTGGCGTGGCATTCGTCGATATGTACGAGTGCGTTGTACTTGCGCGCCAACGCGGTGATTTCATCCAGCGGGGCGATAAAGCCATCCATCGAGAACACGCCGTCGCTGGTGATCAGTTTGGTCTTGCAGCCAGCGGCATCGGCGGCCTGCAACTGCGCTTCCAGATCGGCCATATCGCAGTTGGCGTAGCGGAAGCGCTTGGCCTTGCACAGACGCACGCCATCGATGATCGACGCATGGTTGAGCGCGTCGGAAATGATCGCATCGTGCTCGCCGAGCAGCGGTTCGAACAGGCCGCCGTTGGCGTCGAAACAGGCCGCGTAGAGAATCGTATCTTCGGTTCCGAAGAAGTTGGCAATGGTGCCTTCGAGCTGTTTATGCAGATCCTGGGTGCCGCAGATGAAGCGCACCGAGGCCATGCCGAAGCCGTGGGTGTCCAGCGCATCCTTGGCGGCCTGGATGATGTCGGGGTGGTCGGCCAGGCCCAGATAGTTGTTGGCGCACAAGTTGAGCACGCTGCGACCATCGGCCAAAGTGATCCGGGCAGACTGCGGGCCGGTGATGATGCGCTCGGACTTGAACAAGCCTTGGGACCGGATCGTTTCCAGTTCGGCGGCGTAGTGGGCGGTCAGCGCGGCGGGAGCATTGGCCATGTCGATTGCAATAGCAGAAATGAGGAGTAATTCTAATGATCACAGTGGCATACCACTACGTCATGCAAAAATCGGCATAAGCGGCGGCGTGGATGTCATTTTACCGGCTGCGTGCCGGTGCGCAGCATGGCATGCTTGCTGTTCAGCTTCGCCCAACCGGCCAGGAGATTGCTGTGCCCCACCCCCGCTTCCGCCTTGTTTCGACCCTCTTATGCAGCTTTCTGGCCCTGGCCGGCACGGCTGCGGCACGCGACATCGGTCTGCTCAATGTGAGCTACGATCCCACCCGCGAGTTCTATCGCGACTACAACACCGCCTTTGCCGCGCAATGGAAGCAGCAGCATCCGCATGACACGGTCACCGTAGAGACCTCGCATGGCGGCTCCGGCAAGCAGGCGCGCGCGGTGATCGACGGTATCGAGGCCGATGTGGTGACGCTGGCGTTGGCCTATGACGTGGATGCGATCGCCGAGAAGGCCAAGCTGATCGACAGCGATTGGGAGACGCGTCTGCCCGACAACAGCGCGCCGTACACCTCGACGATTGTGTTTCTGGTGCGCAAAGGCAATCCGAAAAACATTCACGACTGGCCGGACCTGCTGCGCTCGGGCGTCTCGGTGGTGACGCCCAACCCCAAGACCTCCGGCGGCGCGCGCTGGAACTACCTGGCCGCCTGGGCCTACGCAGACCATATCTTCAAGGGCGACCGCGAGCGCATCGTGCGCTATATGCAGGCATTGTTCCGCAACGTGCCGGTGCTGGACACCGGCGCGCGCGGCGCCACCACGACGTTCGCGCAGCGTGGCATTGGCGATGTGCTGCTGGCCTGGGAAAACGAGGCGCTGCTGGCGCGCGAAGAACTGGGCAAGGACAAGTTCGAGATCGTGGTGCCGAAGCTGTCGATCCTGGCCGAGCCATCGGTGGCGCTGGTCGACAAGAACGTCGACAAACACGGCACCCGCGACGTGGCCGAAGCCTACCTGCGCTATCTGTACGCGCCGGAAGGCCAGAAGTTGGCGGCCAAGCATTTCTATCGCCCGCGGCATCCGGAATTTGCCGATGCGGCAGACCTGGCGCGTTTCCCTGACATCAAGCTGGTGACCATCCGGCAAGCGTTCGGGTCATGGGACAAGGCGCAGCAGGAACACTTCACCGACGGTGGCGTGTTCGATCAGATCCAGGCCAACAAGTAGGCAATGCAGATGCCGGTTGCACCCCTTGCACCCCATCCAGTGCATTCATTGCGCCGGCGCGTCATGCCAGGGCTGGGCTTGAGCTTGGGAATCACCTTGACCTGGCTGGGATTGATCGTGCTGATCCCGCTACTGGGTATCTTCCTCAAGACCAGCGGATTGGGCTGGGATGGCCTGTGGCGGGTGTGGAGCGAGCCGCGCGTGCTGTCGGCGCTGCGGGTGAGCTTCGGCACCGCGTTCGTGGCTGGCGCCTTCAATGCGGTGATGGGGACCTGGGTGGCGTGGGTATTCGTGCGCTACAGCTTTCCCGGCAAGCGCTTGTTCGACGCGGTGATCGACCTGCCGTTCGCGTTGCCGACCGCTGTGGCCGGTATCGCCTTGACTGCGTTGTACGGCGGCAATGGTTGGGTTGGCCGTTGGCTGGAAGCGATCGGCATCAAGGTGGCCTACACCCAACTGGGTATCGTGCTGGCGCTTGTATTCGTGGGCCTGCCGTTCGTGGTACGGGTGGTGCAGCCGGTGCTGGCCGAGAGCGAGCGCGAACTGGAAGCGGCTGCCGCCACGCTGGGCGCGTCGCGCTGGCAGACGGTGTGGCGGGTGGTATTGCCGGGACTCTGGCCGGCAGTCTTGACCGGGTTTGCGCTGGCGTTCGCGCGCGGCGTGGGTGAATACGGCTCGGTGATCTTCATTGCCGGCAACCTGCCCAACTCCACCGAAATCGCACCGCTGCTGATCACCATCCGGCTGGAAGAATTCGACTACGCTGGCGCCACCGCAATCGCAGCGGCGATGTTGCTGCTGTCGTTTGTGATCTTGTTGCTGGTCAATACGTTGCAGGCACGCCTGCTGCGCTATCAACGGAGACCCGCATGAACGATATTGTTTCGTCGCTGCCCTCCATGCAGCAGACACATGCGGCGACCACGCAAGCGCGCCGCATCACCGACTCGGCTACCAACGAGCCGCGCTGGGTGCAGTGGCTGATGATTCTGGGCGCATTGGTCTTCTTGCTGGCGTTCCTGCTGCTGCCGCTGGTGCTGGTGTTTGCCGAGGCCTTGCGCGGCGGCTGGGAGACATTCCTGCGCGCGGTTGTCGACCCGGACGCGTTGTCGGCGATCAAGCTGACCCTGATCGTGACCGCGATCGTGCTGCCGTTGAATCTGGTGTTCGGCGTGGCGGCGGCGTGGGCGGTGAGCAAGCACCAGTTCGCTGGCAAACGCCTGCTGATCAGCCTGATCGACTTGCCGTTTTCGGTCTCGCCGGTGGTGGCAGGTTTGATTTTCGTGCTGATCTTCGGCCGCAGCGGCTGGGCGTGGCCGTTGATCGACGAAGGCTGGCACGTGCCGTTACCGTTGCTTGGCGAAACGCTGATCCAGCTGCCACGGGTCGTGTTTGCGCTGCCGGGGATTGTGCTGGCGACAACCTTCGTGACCTTTCCCTTCATCGCGCGTGAGCTGATGCCGCTGATGGAGCAGCAGGGCAGCGATGAAGAGCTGGCCGCGCTGAGCCTGGGCGCGAACGGCTGGCAGATGTTCTGGCGGGTGACACTGCCCAATATCCGTTGGGGTCTGTTGTACGGCGTGCTGTTGTGCGCGGCGCGCGCGATGGGCGAGTTCGGTGCGGTGTCGGTGGTGTCCGGGCATATCCGCGGCCGTACCAATACGCTGCCGCTGCACGTGGAAATTCTCTACAACGAATACGCCTACAGCGCAGCGTTCGCATGCGCCTCGCTGCTGGCATTGACCGCGCTGCTGACGCTGGCGCTAAAAACGTATGTGGAATGGCGGCATGGCGATTCGCTTGCCGCCAACCACCGCCACTGAGGTGAACATGGGCATTCGCATCCACCGCCTGCGCAAGCAGTTCGACACGTTTACCGCGCTGGAAGACATCACCTTGGACGTGCGCCAGGGCGAATTGCTGGCCTTGCTGGGGCCGTCAGGCTCGGGCAAGACTACCTTGCTGCGCATCATGGCCGGGCTGGAGCACGCCGATGGCGGGCAGGTGCTGTTCGGCGACGAAGACGCCACTCGCATGAGCGTGCAGTCGCGCCGGGTCGGGTTCGTGTTCCAGCACTACGCGCTGTTCAAGCACATGGACGCGTTCGAAAACATCGCTTTCGGGTTGCGGGTGCGGCGCGGCAACGAGCGTTGGCCCGAAGCGCGCATCCGCGCACGCGTCGAGGAATTGCTTGCGCTGGTGCAATTGCAGGGTCTGGAGCAGCGCTATCCCACTCAACTGTCCGGTGGCCAGAGGCAGCGCGTGGCGTTGGCGCGTGCGCTGGCGATCGAACCGCGCGTGCTGCTGCTGGACGAGCCCTTCGGTGCGCTGGATGCGCAGGTGCGTCGCGACCTGCGCCGCTGGCTGCGCGAACTGCACGAACGCACAGGCCTGACCACGGTCTTCGTTACTCATGATCAGGAAGAAGCGCTGGAGCTGGCCGACCGGGTGGCGATCCTCAACCATGGCCGCATTGAGCAACTCGACACCCCGGCGCTGATCTACGACAAGCCGGCCTCGCCGTTCGTGTACTCATTCGTGGGCGCGGTGAACCGCATTCCCGGCCTGCTGGCGCAGGGTCAGATCCGGGTGGCGGGTCACGTGTTGCCTGCAGCCAGCGCCGCGCTCGCGGCTGGCCCTGTCGAGGTCTACGTACGGCCGGAAGATCTGGTGCCTGACGCCGCCGGTTGGCCGGCAACGGTGGCCTGGTCGCAGCGCAGCGGGGCGCGCTTGCGCCTGCGCGCAACGCTGCAGCCGGAAGGCAACGAGGTGGAAGTGGAGCTGCCGGCCTCGGCAGGGAGTTTTCAGCCTGGGCAGCAGTTGCGGCTGGCAGCGCGGCATTACGGCGTCTTTCCGGCGTGATTCAACACCAACCGGAGTCGGTATTTGATTGGGGATTGGGAAGTAGAGATCAGGGAGTCGCAAGGCATGCGGCGCCGTTCGCTTTGGCCGTTACAAATCACCCAATCCCGAATCCCGAATTTAGTGCATCGAGATTCCGCGCAGGCGGTCGATAGGACACAGCCCTGGCACGCACCATCAGTTTCCAAATGATGTGCGCTGGATCAAGCGAGCGCGACTTTTATGTTGCGCTGCAATGAAAGTTGGACTAATTAAGTCATGGCAGCACCACTTCGCGCCACCCTACCACCCCATCGTTTCCAGGAGATGCCCAATGAAGCCGTCCCCACTCGCTTGTTGTCTGTCGTTGTTGTTCGTAGGTGTTGTTCCATTGGCGCAGGCGCAAGACCAAGCAGCGCCCGCCTCGCCGTTCAGTGGCACCTTTGCGGTGACCAGCGACTATCTGTTCCGCGGTATCTCGCAGACCAATGAAGAGCCCGCGTTTCAGCCCGGATTGACCTACAAGACGCCGTTCGGGCTGTACATCGGCACCTGGGCATCCAACGTCGCCGGCGACCCGGATTGGGAAGTGGACGGCTTTGTCGGCTACAACACCGACCTAGGCACCAATTGGAACTTCGACGTGATGGTCAACCGCTACCAGTTTTTGGGAGCAGCCGCGTCCAGCTATTCCGAGTTGATCACCAAGACCACGTTGCTGAAGACTTACAGTCTCACCGTTGCCTACACCAACGATCTGTACGGCACCCAGACCGATGGCTATTACTATGCGCTGGATGCCAACTGGTCGTTGCCGCACGACTTCACTTTCGGTGCGCATGCGGGGCACAGCGTTTATACCTCCGTGCTGAGTCAGGTGGACCACGACTACAACGATTTTGGAGTGACCGTGGGCAAGGCCTTCGGTCCGCTCGGGTTGAGCGTGGGCTATTACGACACCAACAAAGCGGCAGAATTCGGCTTCGGTCGACAGAATTCGCAGAGCCATCTGGTAGCTACTGCGACGGTCACCTGGCCATAAGGGCGATCCATTGAGAGCGTGCTGACGCCTGCGCTGCTGCGCAGAGCTACCCGCCTGCGCTGCTCGACGACGATGCGGGCCTGTGCCGCGTCTCTGTTTGTTCGGGCAGCGATACCAGGTGCGTGCGGCCATCATCGCTGACGACGTCGTTGTCGATAATCCAGCGGTGAGACACACACAAGGCGCCTTGTGTGTGTCTCACGTGTCGGTTGATCAGTTCCAGCTCAACACGACCTTTCCGGCCTTGCCTTCTTCCATCAGGTCGAAACCCTTTTGGAAATCGTCGATCGGCAACTGGTGGGTCAGCACCTTGTGCAGCGGGAAACCCGACAGCACCAGCTGGGTCATCTTGTACCAGGTCTCGTACATCTTGCGGCCGTAGATGCCTTGCACGGTAAGGCCCTTGAAGATGATCTTGTCCCAATCGCAGCCGGCGCCGCGCGGCATGATGCCGAGCATGGCGATCTTGCCGCCGTGGTACATGCAGTCGAGCATGTCGTTGAACGCGCGCGGATTGCCGCTCATTTCCAGGCCCACGTCGAAGCCTTCCATGTGCAGGTCGGCCATGACGTGCTTGAGCGAGGTCTTGGACACGTTGACCACGCGCGTAGCGCCCATGTCGGCGGCCAGCTTGAGGCGGAAGTCGTTAACGTCGGTGACCACCACATTGCGTGCGCCGATGTGCTTGCAGATACCCGCCGCAATGATCCCGATCGGGCCGGCGCCGGTGATCAGTACGTCCTCGCCAATGACATCGAACTCCAGCGCGCAATGCGCGGCGTTGCCATAGGGGTCGAAAAACGCGGCCAGTTCGGACGGAATCTGATCGGTGATCGGCCACAGGTTGCTGGACGGCATCACCATATATTCGGCAAACGCACCGTTGATGTTGACGCCGATGCCCACCGTATTGGGGCACAGATGCTGGCGGCCGCCGCGACAGTTGCGGCAATGTCCGCACACGATGTGGCCTTCGGCCGACACCCGCTGGCCGACTTGGTAACCGGTCACCGCCGAACCGAGCTCGGCCACGCGGCCGACGAACTCATGGCCGATGGTCAGGCCGGGCTTGATTGTGCGTTGGCTCCACTCGTCCCACCGATAGATATGCAGATCGGTGCCGCAAATCGCGGTCTTTTCCAGCTTGATCAGCACCTCGTTGGGGCCGGGCGTCGGCACGGGGACCTGTTCCAGCCAGATGCCTTTGTTCGCTTCGCGCTTGACCAGCGCCTTCATCGTCTGCGCCATCTTGCCGGACCTGCTGAGTGAAAGTAATTCGACGATTATATGCGGGGTGCGCCTCAGAGACCTGCGCTAGCCAGCGATGCCAAACGCGTCGCCGCGCGCCAGGAAGGTGAACCGCCGACTGCCGAATGCAGAGCTAGTGCCAGAGCCAGTGCCTTCCGTATCCTCACCTCAACTACCGCTGCGTGCCCAGGCCTGCGCTGCGACGCAGGCGCTCCCAGCCCCGCGTCGATGGCGCGCCGCGCAGTGCCTTTTCGCCCCCGGCAGGAGCGGGACTAAGAGCGGCTAACAAAACGTAGCGAGCAGTCGTCAGGTGGGTGCGGACGGCGCAGCACAGGAACGGCAGTGTACGCGTGGTACATGCCGATTCCGAGCACCGGCCGCGCCCGCCTGGCGGTGAGCGCAGTCGTTTTGTTAGCCGCTCTAATACAGTGGCGCTGTTACGCGCCGATTGCTCAGAACTTCACATCCAGACTCATGAAGTACTGCCGTGGTGCGCCCACCACCATGGTCTGGTTATAGCCGTCCGGATCGGAGGCCACGTAGCCGTTGGTGCCGGTGCTTGCGAAATAGCGTTTGTCGGTGAGGTTGGTGATGTTGAGCGCCAGCGCCACATCGGCCACCCCGCCCACGCGACCGAAGTCGTAACGCGCGCCCGCATTGAACAACCAATACGAAGGCACCTGCGAATCGTTGAGGAAGGTGATGTAGCGTTTGTCGACATACTTGCCGTCCAGGTCCAGGCGCAGGTTGCCAAGCTGGTAGCTGGCGCTGGAGGAGAACATCAACGCCGGGATGCCGACCACGTCTTTACCGGAGGTGGCGACCAGGCCGTTGTTGAGGTAATCGTCCTGATAGCGCGAGCGATTCCACGACAGCGAGTTCAACCAGCTCAGGCCTTCGACCGGGCGCCACATCAAGGCTAGGTCCGCACCGGCGCTATGCACGGCGCCGACATTGCTCAGGATCGAGGCGCAGGTCTGCACTGCAGTACACGGCGAAGTGGTCAGCAGGCGGTTGGAGAACTTGGTGAAATAAGCGTCGGCCGAAAGCTGGAATTGCGCATCCTGCACGCGGTAGCCCACCTGCACGGTCTGCGATTGTTCCGGCTCCAGCGTGGATCGGCTGCGGTTGAAGGCCGCTTGCGAAGTGGCGAACGGAGTGAAGCCGAATGCGGCGATGTTCTTGCTGTAGGACGCGTAGATGTCCTGGCGATCGTCGAGTTTGTAGTTCACGCCGACCTGCGGCAGAAAATGACCTTCGGCGCGAATGCGGCCCTGTGCCAGCGCGGTGGTCGGCACCAGCGATTGCGCGCGCGTGGTGGTGCTGAGCGCCTTTGCGCCATAATTCAGCGTCAGGCGGTCATCGAGCAGGCGCACGGTGTCCTGCAGGTGCAGCATGCGGGTCTGCGTGGTGTAGCGTTGCAGGAAGTCGCGACGGAACGGGGTCTGCGTTTCGTACACGTTATACAGCGAGGTATAGCCCTGGTTACCGAGCGCAAAATAATTGCGCTGCTGCGTGGTACGTGCGTTTTCTGCCCACACGCCGGCTTCCAGATCGTGGTTGCCCAACGACCACTTCAATGCGCTGGTGCCGCCGAAACGAGTCAGGCCGTAGTCGGTGGTACGCATCGATACCGGGATCTGCGCCGAGGTCGGTACATACGGTGTCGCCCACTGACCTTCGCCACGATTGCCGTGGTAATAACCGGTGGCATCGAGCGTGGCGCCGCCGAACACGAACGTGCCTGACAGCCCTGCCAGGTTGTCGCGACGCAAACCGCCGCCAGCGTAGTAACTGGCATCGAGCCAGCTGTAATCGCTGGGCAGGCCGGCTAGCGATTGCGGATAGCCGTTGGCCACCCCGCTGGTCGCGCCGGTGGTCTGGTAGGCGCGTGCCATCTGCACCGCGCTCGCCCAATCCGGCTGCAGATAATCGTAGTCCCAGCCCAGCGCACGCTGGC is part of the Xanthomonas fragariae genome and encodes:
- a CDS encoding TorF family putative porin; the protein is MKPSPLACCLSLLFVGVVPLAQAQDQAAPASPFSGTFAVTSDYLFRGISQTNEEPAFQPGLTYKTPFGLYIGTWASNVAGDPDWEVDGFVGYNTDLGTNWNFDVMVNRYQFLGAAASSYSELITKTTLLKTYSLTVAYTNDLYGTQTDGYYYALDANWSLPHDFTFGAHAGHSVYTSVLSQVDHDYNDFGVTVGKAFGPLGLSVGYYDTNKAAEFGFGRQNSQSHLVATATVTWP
- a CDS encoding TonB-dependent receptor, whose translation is MTSARRFHVTPLALALAALLPVMAQATTPVADPVAIADTPVADAQATGADTATNATQLDAINVVSQGSTRQVQRISRQDIEQLTPGSSAFKAVEKLPGVQFQSADPFGTYEWSTQVTLHGFDQSRLGYTLDGIPLGNMSYGVTNGLHITRAIISENLGSVEIAQGAGALGTASNTNLGGTMQFYSADPQTTPGLRLVQTVGSDATRRTFVRGDTGDRNGLSAYLSYANASTDKWKGFGDQQSEQANLKTVYQWGDGNRLSLFLDTSRRKEYDYMDLSLTSQRALGWDYDYLQPDWASAVQMARAYQTTGATSGVANGYPQSLAGLPSDYSWLDASYYAGGGLRRDNLAGLSGTFVFGGATLDATGYYHGNRGEGQWATPYVPTSAQIPVSMRTTDYGLTRFGGTSALKWSLGNHDLEAGVWAENARTTQQRNYFALGNQGYTSLYNVYETQTPFRRDFLQRYTTQTRMLHLQDTVRLLDDRLTLNYGAKALSTTTRAQSLVPTTALAQGRIRAEGHFLPQVGVNYKLDDRQDIYASYSKNIAAFGFTPFATSQAAFNRSRSTLEPEQSQTVQVGYRVQDAQFQLSADAYFTKFSNRLLTTSPCTAVQTCASILSNVGAVHSAGADLALMWRPVEGLSWLNSLSWNRSRYQDDYLNNGLVATSGKDVVGIPALMFSSSASYQLGNLRLDLDGKYVDKRYITFLNDSQVPSYWLFNAGARYDFGRVGGVADVALALNITNLTDKRYFASTGTNGYVASDPDGYNQTMVVGAPRQYFMSLDVKF
- the cysT gene encoding sulfate ABC transporter permease subunit CysT, yielding MQMPVAPLAPHPVHSLRRRVMPGLGLSLGITLTWLGLIVLIPLLGIFLKTSGLGWDGLWRVWSEPRVLSALRVSFGTAFVAGAFNAVMGTWVAWVFVRYSFPGKRLFDAVIDLPFALPTAVAGIALTALYGGNGWVGRWLEAIGIKVAYTQLGIVLALVFVGLPFVVRVVQPVLAESERELEAAAATLGASRWQTVWRVVLPGLWPAVLTGFALAFARGVGEYGSVIFIAGNLPNSTEIAPLLITIRLEEFDYAGATAIAAAMLLLSFVILLLVNTLQARLLRYQRRPA
- a CDS encoding pseudouridine synthase, whose amino-acid sequence is MTRRPAPATSRRCRRGPLSASASRASGAGPAATAPRYGLARVLSKLGVCSRTEATRWIAEGRVSVSARVVRDPEFPIRADQQSSIAVDGQPLAQPARCYLMLNKPRGVVTSVRDEHGRDTVYRCFDGAGLPWIAPVGRLDKASEGLLLFSNDSQWAAAVTDPATGPDKTYHVQIDCCPSAEQLAQLQSGVIDPDPDGDRTLLRAKRVSLLREGERNAWLEIVLDEGRNRQIRRLLAAAEIGVLRLVRVAIGALAMGELGKGAWRMLSAEDVRALMLGPASAPDVR
- a CDS encoding sulfate/molybdate ABC transporter ATP-binding protein; its protein translation is MGIRIHRLRKQFDTFTALEDITLDVRQGELLALLGPSGSGKTTLLRIMAGLEHADGGQVLFGDEDATRMSVQSRRVGFVFQHYALFKHMDAFENIAFGLRVRRGNERWPEARIRARVEELLALVQLQGLEQRYPTQLSGGQRQRVALARALAIEPRVLLLDEPFGALDAQVRRDLRRWLRELHERTGLTTVFVTHDQEEALELADRVAILNHGRIEQLDTPALIYDKPASPFVYSFVGAVNRIPGLLAQGQIRVAGHVLPAASAALAAGPVEVYVRPEDLVPDAAGWPATVAWSQRSGARLRLRATLQPEGNEVEVELPASAGSFQPGQQLRLAARHYGVFPA
- a CDS encoding HNH endonuclease yields the protein MRTVLRQRLLLAARTDAQAHLFDGNWDTRCLHCRRRLQVRADGEPLGHATLEHVVPQAWFGRRAAAELCALVGDDANAARNLALACAGCNHAKGRRHDSNGAGDTRAFEVVSALLNARLARWRDPTSAP
- the cysW gene encoding sulfate ABC transporter permease subunit CysW — encoded protein: MNDIVSSLPSMQQTHAATTQARRITDSATNEPRWVQWLMILGALVFLLAFLLLPLVLVFAEALRGGWETFLRAVVDPDALSAIKLTLIVTAIVLPLNLVFGVAAAWAVSKHQFAGKRLLISLIDLPFSVSPVVAGLIFVLIFGRSGWAWPLIDEGWHVPLPLLGETLIQLPRVVFALPGIVLATTFVTFPFIARELMPLMEQQGSDEELAALSLGANGWQMFWRVTLPNIRWGLLYGVLLCAARAMGEFGAVSVVSGHIRGRTNTLPLHVEILYNEYAYSAAFACASLLALTALLTLALKTYVEWRHGDSLAANHRH
- the kbl gene encoding glycine C-acetyltransferase; the protein is MANAPAALTAHYAAELETIRSQGLFKSERIITGPQSARITLADGRSVLNLCANNYLGLADHPDIIQAAKDALDTHGFGMASVRFICGTQDLHKQLEGTIANFFGTEDTILYAACFDANGGLFEPLLGEHDAIISDALNHASIIDGVRLCKAKRFRYANCDMADLEAQLQAADAAGCKTKLITSDGVFSMDGFIAPLDEITALARKYNALVHIDECHATGFLGATGRGSAEVKGVLDQIDIFTGTLGKAMGGALGGFTTAKREVIELLRQRSRPYLFSNSLPPHVVAAGIKAFEMLEAAGALRTRLVENTRYFRERMSGAGFDVKPGVHPISPVMLFDAPLAQKFAERLLEEGIYAIGFFFPVVPKGQARIRIQISAAHTREHLDQAIAAFIKIGHELDVIKD
- the tdh gene encoding L-threonine 3-dehydrogenase; its protein translation is MAQTMKALVKREANKGIWLEQVPVPTPGPNEVLIKLEKTAICGTDLHIYRWDEWSQRTIKPGLTIGHEFVGRVAELGSAVTGYQVGQRVSAEGHIVCGHCRNCRGGRQHLCPNTVGIGVNINGAFAEYMVMPSSNLWPITDQIPSELAAFFDPYGNAAHCALEFDVIGEDVLITGAGPIGIIAAGICKHIGARNVVVTDVNDFRLKLAADMGATRVVNVSKTSLKHVMADLHMEGFDVGLEMSGNPRAFNDMLDCMYHGGKIAMLGIMPRGAGCDWDKIIFKGLTVQGIYGRKMYETWYKMTQLVLSGFPLHKVLTHQLPIDDFQKGFDLMEEGKAGKVVLSWN
- a CDS encoding sulfate ABC transporter substrate-binding protein produces the protein MSFYRLRAGAQHGMLAVQLRPTGQEIAVPHPRFRLVSTLLCSFLALAGTAAARDIGLLNVSYDPTREFYRDYNTAFAAQWKQQHPHDTVTVETSHGGSGKQARAVIDGIEADVVTLALAYDVDAIAEKAKLIDSDWETRLPDNSAPYTSTIVFLVRKGNPKNIHDWPDLLRSGVSVVTPNPKTSGGARWNYLAAWAYADHIFKGDRERIVRYMQALFRNVPVLDTGARGATTTFAQRGIGDVLLAWENEALLAREELGKDKFEIVVPKLSILAEPSVALVDKNVDKHGTRDVAEAYLRYLYAPEGQKLAAKHFYRPRHPEFADAADLARFPDIKLVTIRQAFGSWDKAQQEHFTDGGVFDQIQANK